A window from Streptomyces sp. V3I8 encodes these proteins:
- a CDS encoding helix-turn-helix domain-containing protein — translation MLDFDSSRAVMGLPERQRLIGAVLGASAADETQWLEWKSSLEIPKAHGQFTVAKGILGFANRMPDTARRWAEGHAYLLVGVEPSNLCGTPQHDGADLFPWIHKYTGESVRFDATYVPFDAGSGTKKVLFIDVAPPQWGDPIHPLQKDYDAFRNGTIFVRLPSQTIPNRVVDLEALSTRLIRREHQMDIELAVANGALSSLHIDELQLGEILGAKRDELLSSLPRPRRTSSSDGVIKIKSSEDRLRAKVSGQRGLSLKDLEELGRRSQAGEALSDEEQQALDHHRERWESIGAMTMRSVMTRDMRSPDVYQAEVDAYIEKCRQQLPSSLCVMAASRETPLLLHIDNQTDLMLHKVQVTVTLSPGQIPIMNVARNSAASNQFVMPWPEPPSAYGKKTPTPFSASAKIPSGWPL, via the coding sequence ATGCTCGATTTCGACTCCTCGCGGGCTGTGATGGGCTTGCCGGAGCGGCAACGGCTCATCGGGGCTGTGCTGGGCGCGTCAGCTGCTGACGAGACCCAGTGGTTGGAGTGGAAGTCGTCGCTGGAAATTCCTAAGGCGCATGGGCAATTCACGGTGGCCAAGGGAATCCTCGGATTTGCCAACCGCATGCCGGATACCGCCCGTAGGTGGGCCGAAGGCCACGCCTACCTCCTCGTGGGTGTGGAGCCAAGCAACCTCTGTGGGACTCCTCAGCATGACGGCGCGGACCTGTTTCCCTGGATTCATAAATACACAGGTGAGTCAGTGCGCTTCGACGCGACTTACGTGCCGTTTGACGCTGGATCAGGTACCAAAAAGGTCTTGTTCATTGATGTAGCCCCTCCGCAATGGGGGGATCCCATACACCCCCTGCAGAAGGATTATGATGCTTTCCGGAACGGAACGATTTTCGTCCGGTTGCCGAGCCAGACGATCCCCAACCGTGTTGTCGACCTCGAGGCGCTTTCCACAAGGCTGATCCGGCGCGAGCATCAGATGGATATCGAACTCGCTGTTGCCAATGGGGCCTTGTCCAGTCTTCACATCGATGAACTGCAACTCGGAGAGATCCTGGGGGCGAAGCGGGATGAGCTGTTGTCGTCTCTGCCGCGCCCACGACGCACGTCGTCTTCGGATGGGGTCATCAAGATCAAATCCAGTGAGGACCGGCTCCGAGCCAAGGTGAGCGGGCAGCGTGGCTTGTCGTTGAAGGACCTGGAGGAGTTGGGGCGTCGAAGCCAGGCCGGCGAGGCGCTTTCGGATGAGGAGCAGCAGGCACTCGACCATCACCGGGAACGTTGGGAGTCCATCGGCGCCATGACTATGCGGTCAGTCATGACCAGGGACATGCGGTCGCCAGATGTGTATCAGGCAGAAGTTGACGCCTACATCGAGAAGTGCCGACAACAGCTTCCGTCTTCCCTCTGCGTCATGGCGGCATCGCGTGAAACACCCTTGCTGCTCCATATCGATAACCAGACGGACCTGATGCTTCATAAAGTCCAGGTCACCGTAACTTTGAGTCCGGGTCAGATCCCCATAATGAATGTCGCACGCAACAGCGCCGCATCCAATCAATTCGTTATGCCCTGGCCCGAGCCTCCATCCGCATACGGCAAGAAGACCCCGACGCCTTTTAGCGCTTCGGCTAAAATTCCCTCGGGTTGGCCGCTGTGA